The window tcagttaagtgtccgactcttggtttcagctcaggtcacgatctcatggttttgtgggttcatgcccacactggactccacgctgacactgcagagcctgcttgggattctctgtctccctttctctctgcccctcccccacgtgcactgtctctgcctctctcaaaataaataaatttaaatttttaaaaatataaaacatttttatcaccacaAAGGGCTTCCTCATGCCCCTTCCCAGTCAATACTCTCTCCCATCCCCATCAAGTAACCACTATTTTTACTTCTATCCCCATAGATTAATTGGGTCTATTCTTGAATTTCTCTTAAGTGGAATCCTACCGTTTGTAGTCTTATGTGTGTGGCTTCTTTTACTCCGCATTACATCTGTGAGTGAGGCTCCTTCATGCAGGTTGtagttgttcttttttattgctacgtagtattccgttgtaaTAGTATACCGCAattgatttatccattcacctgctgaaggacattcTGGCTTCTTCAGTTTCACGGTCATTAATAAAACTGCTATTGATCACTGTTGGATGTGTCTTTCACTGGACATCAAGCACTGATTTCTCTTGGGAGTGGAAATTCTAGGTCATAGGTTAGGTGTACATTTAGTCTTTGTAAGCACTGCCAAGCAGgtttccaaagtagctgtgccAATTCACACTCCCCACCAACAGCATATAAAGGTTCCAGTGGCTCCACACCCTTGCTGATACTGGtattaccactttttaaaagtgtagTCATTCATGATCTGATGCAGGTTTTTAGCAGAGCAACCTGGCTGCACTCTGAGAACCAAGTGGTGGGATTAGGGTTGGGTTGGGCAGAGGAAGCTGAGACACCAGACAGGAGGCTAGTGTGGGTCAAGACCCACAAATGGTTTGCACTAGATGGTAATAGAGGAGTCAGAGAAGTGGATCAATCAGGACGTGTCCTGGAATTGTAGCAGGAGAGACTGGTTgatgagtgagggagggatgaGAAGGAGGCATCAGGGCGAGTCCTGCATCCTTGCCTTGAAAACCTGGGTGGATGAGAGGACCGTTTTCTAAGATGCAGGAGAGAGGGAATAACAGATGTGGGCCAAGGGAAGGCCAAGGACTCATGGGTAGCTGTCTGAATATGTCATCTGCTGGAGCTTAGGCCATCCTTAGAGCACTAAGGCTCTAGATGCCCCCCATCCTAGTATAACTGGCAGACACTGGTTGTGTGAATGGCATGTGCTGTCTGGGTAGCGGCTGGGGGAATGTGCATGCATGCTGTCTGCAGTGACAGATCTGAGTTAGGGGCCCAGTTCTGCCCCCTTGCTCGCCTGTAACTTGGACCTTATGCTAGGATTCCATCTTCCACCTTATGGTGGTAGAATTTAACAAGATCCCATGTCTAGGGCACCTGGAACATGGAAGAactcaaacttccactcttccaAGTTCCAGACACTATGTGGCAAGTCTTAAGAGGCTGGCACTTTTCCCTcatccacattttaaaagtctttccAGACTTTCCAGACTGAGAACAGCCCTGCTGAGGGGCCCAGCACACTGAGAGGcggtcccctctcccctccctcaccctctccctcagAGAAACAGAGTGGAGAACAGCAAGCAGCTTGATTCATAGACTTTATCAGCTTTTTCTCCAGCCAGCGGCTTCTGCAGACAACCGAGCCTGTACGGTACACACGGTTCACTCTGGCAAAGCTGGGGAGCAGCGGGGCAGGCATCACGGCTGGGGGCGGGAAGCAGCTAAGACTGGACCAGTGGGCCCCAGTGCTTGAGGAGGGTTGTGGGAGCTGCGAGAGAAGGCTGCTGCGTGGGGTCAGGAGGAGGGCGGCCCAGGGAGAGGAGGGCGCGTGTTAAGCtgcagggaggaagcagggagcgGGAGGGGGGCCTATGGTCACCGTCCTTGGGGGATGGAGGCGGTGGGACACAGTGCCAGTGTATGTATGGGGGATGAGGGGTCCATAGACATCTTTTGTGGCAGGAACGAGACAGACCACTGTATAAAAGGGACTGTACACCATAACCTATGATACAATGTTTACATATGATACAAGGCTCTTTCCctctttgagttttaaaaaataaatttacaattcCAGAGCTtttggtaaaaaatatatacaccctCAGAGCAGGAGCAGCAGCTGtttttgctgttgctgctgctgcctcTTCAGAAGAGAAAGAGGTGGCGCCAGAAAGGAGGGTGAGGCTGTGCCAGGGAACCTCACCCGGTAGCTGCCAGGAGCCCTGCGCCCCTCAGCCCTGGAGGCCcgtgtgggagagggaggggagacagagaggtaTTAAAGGCATCACCACAGTCCAGTGTGGCCTTCACGGTCTCAGCCATTCCCTCCCCTCACTTCTGTGGGCTACCTGCCCAGGGACAGGggtctgccccaccccagctctgatGGGGAGGACCAAGGGGGAGTCAACACAGGGAGGAGGATAGAGACCATGTTGTTGGTGTCCCTCAGAAGAGCCAGAAGGAGGGGGATGACAGCTCCCTTCTTAGCAGTAAGACACCCCAAAAGAAGGAGTGTGGGCAGCAAACACCCCCAACTCCTGATACCACCACGTCCCACCCCGCAATGCAGAGGGAGTGTCCTGTAGGCAGCTTAGGCCTGTGTTTCCCTGAGCATCTCTTACCCTCTCACCAGAGCCCACCCAGAGACCTTGGGGAGGCGTGAGTGGAGGACTCCCAAGGGCTGACAGGTAACCCCTTCCCCCTCgctgctgccccctgccccacgaGCAGCTTCACCCACAGGCTTGGGCACATGGGGCAGCACAAGGAGCTGAGCAgggagtggtgggggtggggacagcacCCCGCACCATCACAGGGCCAAGTAGACCAGGGTAGCACCAAACAGAAGGACCCCTGCTACACACAACACCCTCCCTCAGTTACAGATGCACTGCTGCTTCTTAAAGGggacaggtgcacacacacacacgcgcacgcacacacacacacacacacagacacaagggCAATATAATATTCCAGGAGGGGTGCATCCAGGGGTCCCAGCCCTGACCAGGGAGAAGCCGGCCACGGGTGGAGAGGAAGGCTGCCAATCCCTTCCACAGTTCCGCTCTGTCTCACAGACAACGTGGGCAGCTTTCCTGTCTGCGTGGGAGGAGGAGGTTGAAAGCTCCATCTCTGGAACAGACCTCaatgagagggggcagaggaaggagtgTTCTGCCCCCCATCCCTGCGAGGGCAGGACCCAGCAGAGTGCGGTTTTGGCTTGAAGGAGCAAGGGGGAGAGGACTTCAGCAGGATGAACAGGCTTATGAGCCCAGTGGTAAGTCCATCCGACTCTTTCCTGAGGGGCAGGAAGTTGCTCCAAGGGAAAGATGTCAGAGGTGGGTTGGGATAGCGTGCAAAGTGCTTGAGTGCCAGGCGTCCAAGGACCCTGGTGGGGCACTGACCAGAACCTCTGTTCTCACTGACTATTAGCCTCCAGCTTGTAGGAGAGCTCGAAGAGGAGGTTCTGGTTGTCGATGACCTGGAACTGGCGCACATAGGCCTTGGTCTGCAGGTGATGGGGGGATGCCTCCATATCCAGGCCTGGAGGTGTGACAAGAGAGAGGCCTTCAGGCTCCCAGCCTCCCTTCTTGCTCTACATGCCTACCAGCCAGAGAAGAGGGGTGTGGATTGGGACAGGAGGGTCCCTAGAGAGGCCAAAGAGAGGATGGAGAGCTGACAagtttaaggaaataaagaattgAGGACGGTCTCCTCCCGGAATCCTCCCGCTCAGTCAAAGCTCTACCTGTAAAGCTCTTAGAAGCCTGGGTACTCACAAAGGGGCCGGCTCCGGTATTTGCGGATTGTCCTCACCTTTTCAGCCACTGAATGCTGGGAGATGACAAGAAATGAGCCCTAAAAAGGGTACAGAAAGATGCTCCCCCCCTCTTATGCTCCCCCTGGTCTATTCTCCAACTCTGCTGGTTTGATTCCACTCCCTCCAGGGTCTAATTCTGGAGGGTCTCTGAAGAACGAAAGAAGGGGTGTAATGGGGCCGGTGAGGGAAGGTAGAGttgccccccccccagctccctgtCAGCTTTGTGGCCTGTGGGCGTGTTGCCACAGCAATGGCAGCAGGGACGGTCAGGAGTCTGTCAGGCAAGCTGGGCACCAAGAAGGAAGGTTGCTGTCTTTAGGGGGCTGCCAGGatgcggggaggggggtgggggtgaggggaaggatgCCAGCCCCTGCTCCCGGGCCAGGGTAGGCCGTACCACTCACCAGCTTCTCAATGTTCACCAAACCATCGACAAGAGTCTTACTCCCCTCATGCAGGAAAGTCAGgtctaggggagggaagagaagcaaatgtgaggaagaagagaggaggtcCAAagggcccttcccctcccccacgacCCCTCAGTGTGGGGCTCCTCTCCAGTGGGCATTCAGAGCTAAGTGACAGTGGTTGATAGCCAGAACTGGGGCACAGAGACTGTGGCCAGAAGAGCATGGGATTGACTCTCACCTTTGAGGATCAGAGGCACAAAGGGAATCACAGGAGGTTTCATCTTGGAGATGACTTCTCGGTAGCTTTTGTGGTTCCTGCAGGGGTCCTGGCATTCCACAGAAGAGAGGTTAGGGGACACATAGTCCCAGCGTACCTCAAAGATGCCCCCTACTCCTCCCTCATCCCCCTGCCCTAGATCCATCTCTGATCAGAGAGAGGTATGTATGGGTGTCTAGCTGGGGGTGAGATGGGGAGGAGCTTGACTGTCCTCCCCTCACCTCCAAGGCAAACAGGGCAGCAATCCAcccacccttccccctcccagcaTGCCAGGGGAAGGGTCTTGGGCACTAAAAACCTTAAAGGCAAGCTTGAGGAGGAAGGTTTGTGGGAACAGAGGGTCTCTGGGGTGCAAGCCCAGGGGCAGATAAAAGAGCTGAACCCACTCACTGTCAGGTTCTCAAATTTGCGGAACAAATTCTTGAATTTCCCGGGCAGCTTCTGCAGAGGtttgaaggaaggagaaggaatgtCAGACTGGAGCTCCTTGCGTTTCAGGGCAGCTCTGGCTAATCCCCAGGTGTCAGAGGGGGAAAGGGCCCGGCTATCTTGCAAGGGGCTGGCAAGCTGGTCTGGTGGGTAGGGAAATAGAATCAGCCCGTAGTGAGGTCTGGGGAGCTTGAAGCAGCCCGGAGGAATGAATTATTCTGGGGAATTCGAGCCTCTGCGTTGGCACTGCTACGCACAAGGGGCCTCACTGAGCGCTGGCTGGAATCCAGCATCCAAGTCTGAGACCTGGCCTGGGCTGCCTGCCCCCCTCTCCGGCGGGGATTCCGTCTTTTTACTAATTTGCACAAGGACAGGGCGCATTAACCTAGCGGCGTGGCCCGGGCCTGGATCTGCCAGAAGAGGGCGCCTCCTTCCGCCTGGCACAAAGGCTCCCTAAGGGCCAGCCGCACCGCGGGAGGCAGCACCGGGGTGAGCCCGGCAGGCCAAGATCCCCCGAGCCAGGCCAGCCCAGgcgggaggagaggaaagggcagCCATGCATCACCTCCCAGGTGAGCCGCAGGCGGCTGACAGCGGCGTTGTCCAGCCCCATGACCACGGCGTAGAAGGACAGCAGGTCCTGGTTCTGCTTGCAGCtgcgggggtgggaggagaggtcAGCgcgaggtggggggaggggggtggtctcCGCGCTCCCCCTCCGCGGGCTGGCCGCACTCACATGGCCGCGATCTTGAGGAACTTCTTCAGCAGCTGCGCGCGCTTGCCCGGGGCCTCGCACAGCAACACCTCGGTGGCCACCCAGTGCGTGACCTCGCTGCAGCGCTGCAGCAGCAGCTCCAGGTTGGCCGTCTCCCGGCGGCCGCGCTCCCCGTGGAACACGTAGTCCACGAATTCCAGCTGCACCCAAGTCAGCGTGGCGGAGGGGCCGCCGGGGCGTGGGGGGTGTGCGTGGGCGGGAGGCGGATTGGACCCGAGGAGGCaaaggcaggagggcaggggtaCGAGGGGTGGAAAATAGAAGAAGCCGGGACAAGACGGGATGCAACAGAaatgggggaagaggggaagcaCCATTAATAATACTCTCCCATCTACCGAGTGCTTATTTGGTGCCAGGTCCTCGAACCATCTGATAGACAGTATCATCACtgccttaatttctctctttagtagagaatattttaaagataccTTATCTGGTTAGACCCACTTTACTAAGGACTCTCACTTTGCTGCTTTTTTCAGATTGGAGACGTAAGGCTTAGAGGGTCTGGGGGTGAATTGCCCGAGGGCACCCCGCCAGCCACCTTCTAATGCAAAGTTCAGCTGCACACATGGCCCGTCTCCAGGACCCCACGTTGGCACATTTCtccctccaggcccccagcccagcACCACCTTCAGTCCCCACCTCATGCACACATCGAAACAGCTCCCAGTGGAAGGCAGTAAGGTGGTTGGCGACGTCCTCAGGCTCCACTCGGTGGATCTCTGTGTCTCCAGGGGAGACCTGGATCTCCTCGGGGAGGGGCATCTGGTGACAGGCAGGGACACAGGGGCTGGCCTCCACTCTGGGCTTGTGAGTTTCTGCCCCATAGTCCCTCTGGGCCCTCACTCCCAGCCAACGCCTTGTGACGGAGTTCTTACCAGCGCCTCATAGCTGTCGCGGGTACAGGCAAACAGGTGACTGTTGATGCCCAGCGTGGTGAAGACACAGTCTTCAGTCGGCTGGAGAAGGACCTTCTCTGCAGGAGAACGAGCTGTTCTGCCTCAGCCCTGACTATCTGCACCCTCACACACCCCAGCCACTGTCGCCATCCCGTCTAGAAACTCCTAACCCTGCATGGACACATTCTAGACGAATGGGACTGCTGTTATCACCAGTTTGTGCCACATTCAtctgaaattttcaaataatgattTCCTCGGCATTCATCACCTTCTTTTACCCCCCAACATTCTTCCACAGCTCTTCTGTCATTCTATCATCCCCATGATActggaatattttttcccttgcctcagaggaAAATAGGATTCTGGCTACATTGCAGGCTCTCTGCCTTCCCACAGGGATTGGAGGCCCACCCTGTGTTTTAGCCTCAAAAACGTAGCCTCCAGGAGGTTAAAGAACCAGATCCCAAGATGAGTAAGAGGCAAGCACCTAGATCAGAATCCGAGTGTCTTGGGCCAGTGCTTtccaaactttaatgtgcataggaatcacctgggaatcttgttaaaatgctcATTCTGAGTCAGCAGGTCTGGTGGGGTCTGAGGTGCTGCAGTTttaataagctcccaggtgatgctcatGTGGCTGGCCCCAGGACCACACTTCAAGTAGCCAGGGCCTAGAATTTGTCTTTAGCCATGCCCCAGAGCCCTGGGCAGGTGAgtttctcctctcctgcctgctccccccctcacccacccctcAGCCCAGCTGTTCCTGAGCCTCACCTCCGGAGGAAGCCACAGCTACCAGGATGAGCGAGTCCTCGCGCCCTGCAGGCTCCTCTGAGTACTGCAATTTCTCTGTCACAGAACCCAGAATGTCCTGCACTGACGCTGAGAGGCGGCTGCGTATGGTCACGTAAGAGTGGTCAGGCATGTAGACCCGGCAGAAGACTGGGCAGAGACAGGAAGGTGGGTTTTCATTAGAAGGCAGAATGGCAGTGCTGGCATCGTCCCCTCCAGGGCACCTCTGTTCCCCATCCCATCTCACCCCTAACCCTAAATTGATTGGCTTCTGAAAAAGATGCTGGAAACAGGACAGGTTCTACAACACAAGGAGAATGCCCCAAATCCAGAGACCCCAGAGGGCCCTCTGAGCCACCCTGGAAGCTCTGCCCCTCTTAGtgcccccactcactctcatCAGAGCCCCGGAAGGCCACTCGGGTCTGCAGACAAGAGTCTATCCGGCGGAAGTGGCGGAACAGTGGCTTCACCTGCTTGCTGGGCGGCTGGCTTTCCTCTGGGATCCTGACATGGACACAGCTGGGCGTCAGGAAGTCCTGCCAGGCATATGGAGCGCCAGGCAGGCAACATCAAGCAGGGACATCAGAACTGAGTCAAGGATGCACCAGTACCAGGTTCAGAAAGTGATGAAGGAGGTCAGAAGAGAGACAATGAACAGCATGGGACAACAGTCCAAGTGACCCAGATCAAATGCCACCTCTTTCATGAATTCTTCTCTGATCTACCCCACCCACCAGGAAAGGTCACTTTTCGGCTTTAACTGCCATAGGACACTGGGCTAATATTTGTTTACGTTCGTATCTTATCTCTTCTACAAGACTGAGAGCGTTTGAGGGCTGGGCTTAGTTcttcctgaaatttttttttcaccccaCAGGCCTAGCACACTACTTGGCACATGATAGGTGTAGGTCATCCGCTGTTTGCTGAATTTTGCTGACAAGAACTTCACAGCTTGGGAGGAGACAGATGTGTATACAGCTACTTCTAACACGAGGCAGGAGGTGTTAGGTGATATAACAAAGGTACAAGGAGAGTTCTGTTGGTATGAGGCAGGGAGAACTTTCATCAACAAGATGGCatttgggttgcctgggtggctcggtcagttaagcgtccgacttcggctcaagtcatgatcttatggttcatgggttcgagcttgtttgggatcctctgtcccctgttttctctgcccctcccctgctcatgctctgtctctctctcaaaaattaaaataataaaaacaggggcgcctgggtggcacagtcggttaagcgtccgacttcagccaggtcacgatctcgcagtccgtgagttcgagccccgcgtcaggctctgggctgacggctcggagcctggagcctgtttccaattctgtgtctccctctctctctgcccctcccccgttcatgctctgtctctctctgtcccaaaaataaattaaaaacgttgaaaaaaaatttataaaataataaaaacatttttaaaaattaaaaaaaaaaaacaagaagatggcatttgagggacacctgggtggctcagtcggttaagcatctgacttcggctcaggtcatgatctcatggttcgtgagtttgagccttacatcgggctcgctgctgttagctcagagcccacctcagatccgctgtccccctctctctctgcccctcccccattcgtgctggCGCgtacgctttctctctctcaaaaaaatgaataaacattaaaaaaaaaaaaaaaaaagatggcaccTGACTTGGGCCTTGAAggacaacagaaagagaagtgggTATGGGGGAGTCCTTCTGGAGTGGACCACGTAAATGATGGTAGGAAAATGGGAGAGCCCAGGAGTTCAGGGGTGTATAGGGAGTGTCATGGGGGCTGGGAAATGAGGTGGGAAGCATTGGCAGAAGGCAGAAAAGCAAGGGCGTTCATTGAACACTGTGCAAGGATGTTGCAATTTTGTCTTATAGGCAATTGGGAGCCGAGGATGTTTTTGGAATAGGAGCACGATGTCATCAAACTGGAAAGATCTCTCTGGTGTCAGCAtaagaagggagaggagacagggtacctgggtggctcagtgggttaagcgtctgacttcagttcaggtcatgatctcaaggttcatgagtttgagccctgcattgggctttctgctgtcagcacagagcccgcttaggatcctctgtccggccctccaccccgccccccccccccaccgccccgccaactgcccctctctctgttcctcccccgctctcactctgtctctgtctcaaaataaataaatatttttaaaaattaataaaatttaaaagaagaagaagaagaagaagaagaagaagaagaagaagaagaagaaggaggaggaggaggaggaggaggaggagaaggagaagaagaaggagaaggagaagaaaggagaggacacAAGACCATAAGCTGAAGCCCTGGACAGGAGGCTGTGGCGATACTCCAGGTGAGAGATAATGAGGCCTAAACGGGGGTTGTGGCAGTAGGGATGGACTGGAGAGAAACTGAAGTGGTCCaagggatggatggacagacggacagatggatggatggatgcaatGGAGTCCTGAAGTGGGCTCACGTTGGCTCATGACAGCAGATTGTGAAATTTGGGGGTGATTCTGCCTACTGccttttaaaaagccattaaaaaaaagttttataaacctctagccaaaTTATTACCACAAAAGGTAGTGGCCTGTTTTACTACATTTTGCTATTGTCTGTGCTTCTGAGGTTATTTACCTCTCTTGTATTTGTGTGGTGAAAATCCTACCTAAGTCCTGCTACtgctcctctcttctctgcccaaCTTCACATTCGGTGACATCACgttggtttttttaaagcagccagTGAAAGAATTTACACCATGGGAATCAGCAAAAgctacaaatcagggctttttTGACCCTGATGTGCTGGTTGTTAAATATGTACCAGTACACCACTGGATCAACAAAGAAACGGATGGGACAACAGACAAGGAAGCCACTGGAGGCCGTGCTTTGTGCTACCCTCCAgcaagagaaaggggctgaaaactAAAACCGCATTGGAGTCAAAAGGCCAGAGGCAGTCCCTGTGATAGAGGAACAAGGGGACTTctgtcctgtcccctccccccaacccattCCCCTCACTTTAGCTCCACTGTTTCcacaagctggtgcagcctcaGTGTGTCCTCTCGAAGGTCCTGGTAAAGGGACTCATCCTTCATAATCAGCAGGTACAGATcctggggagcagaggagagagaaggtgaaggcagggctgtcatCCCAAGCATCACTATCGGCAAGGGCTGGCGCAGGGTCTCCATGCCTTGGAGCACAGAGGGACCGTATAAACTTAAGGCCCACAGGCATCTTCTTCCAGGTACCCAGCTTGAGGAGTATGGCTCCTTCAAAGGGGTCCCCTTCCAGAGCTAATAGTCTGCTCACCCGCCTTCTCTTCCCAGGCCCACCTTGATGATGCGGCCggccccctcttcctcctgcagCAGCCCCTGGTAGGTGTCCAGGAAATGAAGGAGCATGGCTAGACAGGCTTGCTTCCGACCCAGCCCCTCGGGGCCCTCCATGCCTCCTGCCCAAACAAAGCTGACCCCTTAGTTAAGAAAAAGCCCCAAGCAGGGAGACCTGAAGAAACTGGGAAGGGAGATGAGAGGCAGTGGTTGCTTAAGCCCTCCCAAATGCTCTCTAGGCTTGGGGCCAAGAAGAAAGGAgatccaggtgtccctggagcCAGGACCCCCTCATGCCTCAGCCCAGGTATTTTTCTCACAGTAGGTGTGGATGGCATCCACTTGACCACATCCATCTGACCACATCCTGCCTGTTTGAATTTCACTTGAGGATACCCTACCCAGACCCACCCAACCTCTGACTGGCCCATAACCTGGAGCTGGTAAAGGCCAATGATCCTTACCACAAACCTGACCATACCTCAGTGTAAGGCCCGGTGTTTCTAAGAGAGCCTATGGTATTCTACTCAGTGGCCTGACATTTACAATTAGATCCTAAAATAACTCAGCAAGAGGCCCTATGCTTACATGAGACCCTATGAATAGCTCAGCCAGTGGCTTGTCTCTAGCAGACCTTACTAAAGCACAGCCGTGACCTGATGTTTACATCGGACCCTATAATAACTCACTGGGCAACCAGATGTTTAGAGCAGCAAtccagtgggggagagaggcattCTTAATAGAATAATAACACCTTACACTTGCACAGGGCTCTGCAGTCTCCAAAGCACTCCCACATCTACTATCAGATTGATCTCCACAGCAGCCCCATAGGTAGGCAGGGCAGGTGCTATTTACCCcctttttacagaagaggaaactgaggctttaggAGGTTAAGTggtctgcccaaggtcacgcagctgcTGAGTAAAACCCCTGGAATTGAAACCCAGGTGTATTTTCTGGGGAAGAGTGGAGGCCCTGACATCACACATTGGGTAGGGGGCGTGGCTTCCTCCCGACCTCCCCTTTTGCAGGCTCCATAAAAGGATATTACTGGTGTAGCTCCTGCAGAAATTTCTccgtggggaggaagagagaatgggtGAGGACGATGTCATCCAGCAGGATATCTGTAGAGATCAATTGGCACCACTGATGTCAGGCGGGCACTTGTAGGGCCCGACTGGACACTCActaccctccccccaccgccgccTCCTAGAGTGAGTTCTCCTTAGCCAGGCTGGAGCCCTGGCCACCTGCCCCGTCATGCTCTGCACAAGCGCGCACGCACACGTGTGAAGGTTCTGGGCAGCCGCTGCGGGGGTGGGGTTGGCAGCTGCCAAGGcagctggagggaaggagggggcgcCCTTTGGTCACGCCCACTTCTCTTCAATGGATGTGGGAAGCTGGTCAGATAATATAGCAAACTTGAGATCTGCCCGAAAAAAAGAGGTAGACCACAGAAGTGTCTCTAGACAAAAAGAACTTCCAAACAGAGGTTAGagtcagtggtgtgtgtgtgtgtgtgtgtgtgttcatccctcctgccctccctacTCTCTACCTAACAACTTTGAGTTCCAACTAGGCAGGTGAGAACCAGCCCCATTAAAAGGGAGAGGGAGTGACTGCCATCTCTTTGATCCCAAAAGCCTTTAAGAAGAAACCCTGTGTCCCCCAGATGCCCAGAGACGGAAGGGTTAATGATGGAAGGGTGGAGGGGAGTGGCTCTCACCACCCTTttcccctccacacccccatcTGGGCCTGGCTCAGCCAGTCAGCCAGGTACAAGGTCGCCCTGACTTGCAGCCagccctggggtggggcagggcagccTGGCACACACAGACAAgcagggcacagggagggagcCAGGTGTCCTCACCAGGACAGGTTAGG of the Neofelis nebulosa isolate mNeoNeb1 chromosome 16, mNeoNeb1.pri, whole genome shotgun sequence genome contains:
- the RAPGEFL1 gene encoding rap guanine nucleotide exchange factor-like 1 encodes the protein MKPLEKFLKKQTSQLAGRTVAGGPGGGPGSCGGPGGGGGPGGGGGPAGGLRPLQRRQSVSRLLLPAFLREPPAEPGLEPPPEEEGGEPAGVAEELGSGGPCWLQLEEVPGPGPLGVGGPLRSPSSYSSDELSPGEPLTSPPWAPLGAPERPEHLLNRVLERLAGGATRDSAASDILLDDIVLTHSLFLPTEKFLQELHQYFVWAGGMEGPEGLGRKQACLAMLLHFLDTYQGLLQEEEGAGRIIKDLYLLIMKDESLYQDLREDTLRLHQLVETVELKIPEESQPPSKQVKPLFRHFRRIDSCLQTRVAFRGSDEIFCRVYMPDHSYVTIRSRLSASVQDILGSVTEKLQYSEEPAGREDSLILVAVASSGEKVLLQPTEDCVFTTLGINSHLFACTRDSYEALMPLPEEIQVSPGDTEIHRVEPEDVANHLTAFHWELFRCVHELEFVDYVFHGERGRRETANLELLLQRCSEVTHWVATEVLLCEAPGKRAQLLKKFLKIAAICKQNQDLLSFYAVVMGLDNAAVSRLRLTWEKLPGKFKNLFRKFENLTDPCRNHKSYREVISKMKPPVIPFVPLILKDLTFLHEGSKTLVDGLVNIEKLHSVAEKVRTIRKYRSRPLCLDMEASPHHLQTKAYVRQFQVIDNQNLLFELSYKLEANSQ